The following is a genomic window from Leptolyngbya sp. 'hensonii'.
ATGCCGATGATTCAACCGATGCTGCAGCCGATCCTGCAACAGGTGATCGGTGGGGTCTTTGGCGGCGGCGGTGCTGGCGGTGCTGGCGGCGGTGCTCCGAGGTAGTACACCCTAGATCGAGTATCAAGGTCCGTGCGATCGAGCGTTGTCCCTGTCCCAGATCGGCCCCAGCAATTGTTCCTCTCTGGGGAAGGGTGGCCCGCAGGACCGGGGAAGGAGAGTTATACTGGGTTTCGAGTTATGGGCCATCTTATTAATTGGCTGGTCCAATGAGTGTAAAAGCGGCCCAAGCTTTGGGGTCGGGATAACTTTTCATGGTTGTTAACATTGCCTGCCGCAGAGCCTGAGCTTTACTGGGGTGGCGCTGCCAGCTCTGATAAAACTCCGTCATGAGTTCAAAAGTCGGACCATCTGGGACTTTCCAAAGGGAAACAATTAAATGGGTCGCACCAGCTGCCAGAAACGATCGAGATAAGCCAAAGACACCATCACTGGTCAGGTTCCCTCGCCCAGTATCGCAAGCACTTAAAACAACTAGCTCTGCTTTTAATTGCAGAGTCTGGAGTTCTGACATCCGCAGTAATCCATCCTCCTGACCCGTAGGAGCCAGAGCCAAGGCCCCTTGATAAAAATTACTTAAATAGTCCGTTGCCCCTCGAAACTCGGTAAAGCTATCCAGGAGGCCGTGGGTTGCCAGGTGAATAATACGAGCTGTAGGCATCCGGCGCTTCACTTCAGCTTCTGTGGCTTGTGGACCAATCAGAGCCTGAGTCTTCAATAGCTTAGCGATCGTCTGGGCTTCCTGTTCTGACCCAGGTAACGCCGCCAATTGTTGAGCAGGTTTGCCTAATTCCAATTGCAAACGGGGCATCGTGGGATTGCCAACTACCAATACATCTGTTGCTTCGCTACCTGATCGCTTAGGCTGTTGTAGAAGGTCCAGAACCTGGATTGAGGGAGCCATAAGGATCGTATGCTGTTCGATCAAATATTTGTTGCGGGTATCCTGCAATGCCGCAAAGGGGACGAGAAACAGTTCATCCTGTGGAATAAAGATGACTGGTGCTTCGGGATTATCAGGTAATAGTTCTGCAATGGGTTGAATTAATACTTGATGCAATTGACGCAACTGTTGGTTGGTTGCTGCCTGAGTTCCGATCGAACTGGCCAGTGCAACATCCTCTTGATAGGTGAACCCCCGACCTCTGACCCCGATCGAGTCTCGAGTCACCTGAACTAGCTGGCTGAGTGGAGTCTTGAGGGTACTAAGATTGACCCGTCGGAAGGCGATTTGACCCGTCGGTTGGATGACCCAAATCAACAAATCTGTGGCCTGGGGAGTTGTTGTGCCTAGATGCATGGAGGCCAAGGAGTTAAGCCCAGCACTTCTACCCTCGCGGTAGAACACAGAGTATTGGACTAGCGTAGCTTTTTGAGTACGAGCTACTTGCTGAATTTGGGCCAGGTTAAGCGCCTGCACGGGAAGGACTTGAGAAGTCCCCTGCAACTTTTGATTTAACAACTCGACAATCGCGACAGCTCTACTGGTCTCAGCAACTTCTAGAGCCTGCTCGGGTTGATTTAACTCGACTAAAACCAGTTGCAGATTCCGATAGAGGTCATCCAGTTGTTGAGCTTGGCTTAGCTTACAGGTATCCTGATTAAATCCCCCAAAGAGACAAGCAGTCTGACCAGGAGCAACTCTTTCAGCAGAATATTGTTTAAATGTTTCTATAGCCTCAGTGAATGTTGTTTTTGCTGCTGAAAATTGCTGCGTCCGAAGCAGGAGTATGCCCAAGTTCGCTAGACCTGCAAATCTGTTGCCCAACCAGAGTGATTGATTAGGAGGATAGCTTTGCAAAACTTGGCGTTGAACTTCGATCGCTCTGGTATAGTCACCCTTTAAGGCATAGGCTCGGCTTAATTCCTGTAGGACTAGATTGGCGACGCCATAGGACTTGACCAGATTGCTGAGGTATTCATCCTGGGTTGATTGCAGCACCTTTAGAGCCTGTTCTAGTAGCTGGGCTGGCTTCTGAGCATCGCCCGCCGCAGCATAGAGGTAAGCTAAGTCGTTCAGGGTGTAAGCTCGGGCTGCATCATTATCCAGCATTGTGTATTGTTGTTCATACAACGTGATCGCAGGTTGAGGCGTCCCTTGCTGAAGATAGGTAGCCTCAGCAATACCTGAGAGGATCTGACGCAAGTAGCGATGACGAGCAGCCTGATCAGCAAATTTTGCAGCGCGATCAAAGCCTGGAATACTTGATGGAACTGGTGCTGGCAGGCCAGGCACTATTCCGGTCTTTTTAAAAAGGGCGAGCTGTTGCTTGAGCGTTTGAATCGCTTGTGGATAATTACCCATCCGACTATAAGCCCAAGCTTCAATTTCTAATGCTTTCATCTCCAAAGCCGGATTATTCAGGTCTTGTGCCAGACTGGTGAGCGTTGTAGCCGTTTCGATCGCTTTTAACACATCATAGGTGTTGCGATACTGATCCATCAGTTGCAGCAGCACAGGAACCTGACTCAGACGATCGCTCTGAGACTGCACTTGTTGGAGTTGCTGTCGAGCAAACCCCGTTCCAGTCCCATCGTCCAACCCCAAAGCTGTCGCGGAAATAGACATAACGGCAAGAATGCCAGCCTCTGCTTGCTGATTTTTCTGGGCTCGTGCAATGTCCAATGCCTGTTGAGCCAACTCTAAAGCCCGTCGATGATTGCCCAATGTTTGAAAGGATAGAGCAGCCTGGGTTAGAATTCCCATCACCTCTGCCTGACTTCCCCTCTGACGGGCCGATTCTAGCATCTGTTCATAGATCGCAAGATATCTTTGTGCTCCATCCTTCTGGAACTGCTCAACCTGTTGGGCAGAGGGCATGGTAACTTGTGCTTGACCTGGAATGCTAGCGATCACCTGCCCTAGTAAAACGGAGAGGAGCAGAACAGAACGTCCTATATTTAGTTTCATTGGATATTGATTGGGGAAATAATTGATACTGAATGCCAGATTGCACGGACTTGAACGCATGTCCAACGTCAAATCATCTTATCCAAGATTCCGCAGGATAACAAAGGATGATTGGGGAACGGTCACTTTGACCATGCTTGCGCTACTGCTGATAGACGACAGAACCTCTACACCAAGTGTGTAAAGGGATTACAACGAGTTTTGGAGGTGCAACGACTGATCCATAATTGGGTGCGTCCCCACTGGGGGCTAGTCAAAAGCACCACTCCAGCAATGGCAACGGGGTTTTGCGATCGTTCGTTATCGATGCATGAACTCCTGACTCAAAGAGGGTTTACTGCTATCCTCCCTTAAAAGACCAGTCCTGACTTTGAAAACTGACAGATAGGTGTCGGCTGCGCCCCCACAAAAAATAAAGCGGCATAGCAACCCAAATACAGCAGACAGACCGCAATGCTTTCTGCTTCGTTTATCTAGATCCTTGTTGTTGATCCAAGGATTGACAGTGGGCTTCCAATTCCAAGTTAGTTGGAGCGCAGTTTGTTAGTATGTCCAACCGGAAGCGCCGTAGAACGACCCTCCAGGCCGATCAGAAATCTGACCTTTGGAGCCTCCAGACGCCACCCGCAACTTCCCAGTTTGCCCCCCGTCCCTTTGTGGTTCAGGCTCCAGCGGCACAGGGCACATCTTCGCTGCAAAGGCGTATTTCTGGGGCCTCCCAGTTTGGCCACAGTCTGGCCAGAATTTCAGTGGATCGTCCTGATGGCTCCCAAGCAGCAGGGGTGCAGGCCAAGCTGACGATCGGGCCATCGGACCATGCTTCTGAACGGGAGGCCGATCGGGTGGCCCAGCAAGTGGTCCAACAGATCCAGACCCCCCAGGTGCAGCAAAATCAGCAAGGGGCTTCTCTGCAACGCAAACCGGCAACTTCCATCCCAGCACTGCAAGGTACAGGTGTGGCGCAGGAATTGCCCACAGCCCCCTCCTCCCGTCTGGAATCTTCTCTACAGCAGGCTCGCCAGGGAGGAGAACCGATCGCACGTCCAGTCCGCCGATCGATGGAAAGGGCATTTGGAAGCGATTTTCAGGGTGTGAGAGTCCACCAGGATGCCAGGGCTGATCAGGTGAATCGATCGGTACAAGCCCAAGCCCTGACCACAGGACAGGATATTTTCTTTCGCCAGGGCGCTTATCAGCCCCATAGCCGCAGTGGCCAGGAACTGCTGGCCCATGAGCTAACCCATGTGGTGCAGCAAAATCAGTCGCCGCCCACAGGTGGGGGGATGGTACAGCGGAAGCTCATCACCCTCGCCAATGGCACCCAGGTCGATACCAAGAATCTGACGGCCCGCCAGATGGAAACCCACCTGGCCGATCCGAACCTGCCCCAGGCTGCCCGTGAGGCCCTGGAAAAGCGGCTGGTCCAAAAACCAAGGTTCTCAATTCGGAAGGTGAGAAATGAGTTTTTGGCCAGTTATGACGCTTTCATGCAGACGTATCCGCATGTGGCTCTGACCAGGCAGGCAGTCAAAGCCCGAATTGGTCAATTAACAGGAGCCCTGGCAGCAGAGGGGGTAACCAACTATCGCCTGGAAAATTATTCCAGCACCCTGTTTGGGTTCCCAGATTTACGGGGCCAACTGCAATCGATCAATCTGAAACTTGCTCCTGTCGGAAATGTGAATCAACAAGATGCAGATAGAGCCAGAGAAATGATTACGGATGTGCTGGTTTTCAGTGGTTTAATTCCCTCCAAAGAGAAGCAGCGCAAATTATTGGGTAATTTTTCCGGCTATTCCCGCTATGCCATTGAAATCTTGAATCCCACAAAAACTATTGATGTTCTGCGGAGTATTAACCAGCAACTATTAGATCCACACAACAAAGACATTCATCAGTCAGATGAACTTCAGAATCTAGATCTGGATCAACACGATACGATTACGGAACGAATGCTGAAGCTCTCCCTGGTGAATGCCAGGGCGCAGGTGCAGCGAGACATGCAGAATGACCAACTGTTCCAGGATATTCTGGCCAGTCCCCATATTGCCGAAGTCATGTTTGCCTCGAATGGAGCAGATGAGCAATATTTCCTGAATACCTGCCCGATCAGTGCTAAGAACACGGATATGGCCTCCCGAGCTTCCTCCATCGCCGTCTTGCTCAAAATTGGGCGCAATCTGGTCCAACATTTGAATGGACAGATTGGCAATGCGACACCGGCCCAGCAGAACAAGCATCTCACCTACCGGCAAACAGTGCAGCAACTGGTGCTGAAGCGCACCGCAGAAGCCGCTCAAGTCTTCAATAATATTGAGGCCCAGGCTCAGGCGATGCTGCAGGGCAATAATTTTGATTATGCCAAGTTAAAAGAACTGAAACAGGATTGGAGTCGGGTGATGCAAAAACTGGGGGGCGTGGTGAACTGGGATAGCCCTTCAGAGATCCCCCAGCTCTCCAAGAAATATGCGAAAGATCATTACTACGGTAGTGTGCCGATCGCGATCCTTGCAGGTCTGACGGTAAACCCCTTCCTCCCTAACACCCGCACAACCAAGCGGCTAGAGGGACCGGATGCTGGTGCCTATGCTAACATGACCGATCAGAGCATTGACGCATCTCCGGGTGGAGCAGATACCTCCCTGAATCCCCTGGGGCCGAATCATGTCAGGTTGAACCAATTCTGGACGAATCTCTATAAAGCCGGTGGCACCCCCTTCAGTTGTAACAGTCTGGTCGGGGGCCATAGCTTATATATGAAGGCAATTCTGCGGAATGGGGTCAAGGTATTTGCGATTAATGATCCGATGAGCAGAATCTTTGACTATAAGACCTTTGCCCAAATGACCGACTATGTTGTTGCCCATGATCCCCAGTTGCCAGGGAGCCTGGTTCCATAGGATAGGTCAGCTAACCCAGAAATAGTTTGTAAGCCGGGTTCTGGCTCTCATCCCAGTAATGGTAGCCCAGGCTATCCAGAAACGTCTGCCACTCGGCCATCTCATGGGGAGGCACCTGCATTCCCACCACAATCCGGCCATAGTCAGAGCCATTATTGCGGTAGTGGAACAGGCTGATATTCCAGTCGGGACTCATGGAGCCGACGAATTTCATCAGTGCCCCCGGTCGTTCTGGAAACTCAAACCGATAGAGCAACTCATTCTGGGCCAGGGGCGATCGGCCACCGACCATGTGCCGCAGGTGCAACTTAGCCAGCTCATCATCGGTCAAATCCAGGGTTTTGAAGCCACAGGTTTCAAAACTTTCAGCCATCCTGGCCCCATCAGCCCGATTTTCGATCTGGACCCCGACAAAAATGTGCGCCTCCCGATCGTCCGCAATTCGATAGTTAAATTCCGTCAGGTTACGGCGGCCCATGCATTCACAGAAGCGCCGCAGACTGCCCCGCTCCTCTGGAATCGTGACCGCAAAGATGGCTTCTCGCCGTTCCCCCAGTTCGGCCCGCTCGGCCACAAAGCGGAGCCGATCGAAGTTCATGTTGGCCCCACAGGCCACAGCAATCAAGGTCTTGCCCTGGATTTGCTCCCGCTCCACATAGGCTTTGGCAGCGGCGATCGCCAAGGCTCCGGCAGGTTCCAGGATCGATCGGGTGTCTTCAAACACGTCCTTGATCGCAGCACAGGTGGCATCCGTATCCACCAGCATCACCTCATCCACATATTCCTGACAGAGCCGGAAGGTTTCTTCCCCCACCTGCCGCACCGCCACCCCATCGGCGAAGAGTCCCACCTGGGAGAGGCGCACTCGTTCGCCTGCTTTGAGGGATTGGGCCATGGCGTCGGCATCCACAGGCTCCACGCCAATGATCTTGATTTCGGGCCGCAACCGCTTGATGTAGGCCGCAATTCCAGAGATCAACCCCCCACCCCCGATCGCCACAAAAATGGCATGGATGGGCTGCTGATACTGCCGCAGAATCTCCATGCCGATCGTGCCCTGGCCAGCAATCACATAGGGGTCATCAAAAGGATGGATAAAAGTCATCCCTTTCTCAGCTTCCAATTGACGGGCATAGGCATAGGCATCGTCGTAGGTGTCGCCGTGGAGAATGACCTCTCCTCCCCTGGCCTTGACCGCATCTACCTTCACCTGGGGCGTGGTCACAGGCATAACGATGATGGCCTGGGTACCCAACCGTCGAGCCCCCAGCGCTACGCCCTGGGCATGGTTACCCGCCGAGGCAGCGATCACCCCCTGGTGCAACAGGTCCAGGGACAGGTGAGCCATTTTGTTGTAGGCTCCTCGCAGCTTGAATGAAAAGACGGATTGGAGATCTTCCCGCTTCAGGAGCAGCCGGTTATTCAGCCGGGCGGACAGGTTGGGAGCCACTTCCAGGGGGGTTTCCTGGGCCACATCGTAGACGCGGGCCGTCAGGATCAGTTGCAGATAGTCGCAGAGCATGGATGTTGGGGGGAGGAATGCGGGTAAAAGATAATTTTACTGGCGTCGGCTGACCAGAACAAAACCCCGAGTTTTGCCCGCCGTAGGATCGGTGGTGGCCATGGCCTGCCAGAGATCCTGCGCGGATACCCAGACCGGCGGATACTTGTACCGGGCCACATCCAGAATCAGGAAGCGATCGCTTTCCCGGTTATAGGCGGCTAGGGGAGAAATGTGCCCGCCCCGTTCCTGCCCAATTTTGCTGCGAAGATAGTTGACAAGCACGAAATTTCCAGGCTGGCTGAGATTCTTCACCGCCAGACGGCGAAATTCCTCCAGGCTGCTGTCGGCACTATGGTAAACCTGCACAGTGACCGGATAGCTGCCCAGCAATTTCCCCAGTTCCTCCAACGTCATGCCCTGACGCCGCACCACATTGGGGCTGAGCACCTGCTGGGTGGCCGGATTGTCGAAGAAATTCTCCTGGGTAAAGGTGCGATAGGGTTGATATTGTGAAGCGGTAGGGGCTGGAATCCCCAGACTGTTGAGCACCATGACCATGCTGGCTACGCCACAGTAAGCCTGATTGATTTGAGTAACAAACTGGATACTGAGGTTCCAATAGTCGTCTCTGGCGTTGCTTTTGAGGAAGAGTTCTTCACCTTTGGGGGAGTTGAAGGCAATCAGGGCGGGTGGAAGGGCCAGGGGTTGGGAGATCGCCATGCCACCCACCATCCCCAGGGCTACGATCAGCCAGCGTGAAAAAGTTACCGTCGGTTGGAAGGTTTTATGCCTCATAGAAATATCCCTTAACTAGTAAGAATTTCAACTCCTTTCGGGGGGGCTAGCCCCCGCACCCCCACTGGGGGACACAGCGCGTCCTCCAGACCTCCTCCGCAAAATTTGACTACGATCGCGATCGGGGCGGGTTGGATCACTCTCGTTCGCTGAGTCAAGTGTTTTCCCGGCCACCCGCCCCTTAGTCCTCTGTCATCAATGACTAATGACTATTTTCTTGTTTTCCGAGGCCCATCTGGACTCGCCAGAGGCTGGCATAAATGCCATTTTGCTCCAGAAGTTTTTCGTGTCGTCCTTGCTCTACCAACTCTCCCTGTTCCATGACGTATATGCAGTCCGCATTCCGAATTGTGGAGAGGCGATGGGCGATCGCGATGGTGGTGCGGTTCTGGGTAATGCGTTCTAACGATCTCTGAATGGCGGCTTCGGTTTCGTTATCAACGGCTGAGGTGGCTTCATCCAGAATCAGAATGGGTGGATTCTTGAGGATAGCCCGGGCAATCGCAACGCGCTGGCGCTGACCACCGGAGAGTTTCTGGCCCCGTTCGCCCACGATCGTGTCGTAACCCCAGGGCAACTGCTGAATAAACT
Proteins encoded in this region:
- a CDS encoding DUF4157 domain-containing protein, translated to MSNRKRRRTTLQADQKSDLWSLQTPPATSQFAPRPFVVQAPAAQGTSSLQRRISGASQFGHSLARISVDRPDGSQAAGVQAKLTIGPSDHASEREADRVAQQVVQQIQTPQVQQNQQGASLQRKPATSIPALQGTGVAQELPTAPSSRLESSLQQARQGGEPIARPVRRSMERAFGSDFQGVRVHQDARADQVNRSVQAQALTTGQDIFFRQGAYQPHSRSGQELLAHELTHVVQQNQSPPTGGGMVQRKLITLANGTQVDTKNLTARQMETHLADPNLPQAAREALEKRLVQKPRFSIRKVRNEFLASYDAFMQTYPHVALTRQAVKARIGQLTGALAAEGVTNYRLENYSSTLFGFPDLRGQLQSINLKLAPVGNVNQQDADRAREMITDVLVFSGLIPSKEKQRKLLGNFSGYSRYAIEILNPTKTIDVLRSINQQLLDPHNKDIHQSDELQNLDLDQHDTITERMLKLSLVNARAQVQRDMQNDQLFQDILASPHIAEVMFASNGADEQYFLNTCPISAKNTDMASRASSIAVLLKIGRNLVQHLNGQIGNATPAQQNKHLTYRQTVQQLVLKRTAEAAQVFNNIEAQAQAMLQGNNFDYAKLKELKQDWSRVMQKLGGVVNWDSPSEIPQLSKKYAKDHYYGSVPIAILAGLTVNPFLPNTRTTKRLEGPDAGAYANMTDQSIDASPGGADTSLNPLGPNHVRLNQFWTNLYKAGGTPFSCNSLVGGHSLYMKAILRNGVKVFAINDPMSRIFDYKTFAQMTDYVVAHDPQLPGSLVP
- a CDS encoding CHAT domain-containing tetratricopeptide repeat protein, which codes for MKLNIGRSVLLLSVLLGQVIASIPGQAQVTMPSAQQVEQFQKDGAQRYLAIYEQMLESARQRGSQAEVMGILTQAALSFQTLGNHRRALELAQQALDIARAQKNQQAEAGILAVMSISATALGLDDGTGTGFARQQLQQVQSQSDRLSQVPVLLQLMDQYRNTYDVLKAIETATTLTSLAQDLNNPALEMKALEIEAWAYSRMGNYPQAIQTLKQQLALFKKTGIVPGLPAPVPSSIPGFDRAAKFADQAARHRYLRQILSGIAEATYLQQGTPQPAITLYEQQYTMLDNDAARAYTLNDLAYLYAAAGDAQKPAQLLEQALKVLQSTQDEYLSNLVKSYGVANLVLQELSRAYALKGDYTRAIEVQRQVLQSYPPNQSLWLGNRFAGLANLGILLLRTQQFSAAKTTFTEAIETFKQYSAERVAPGQTACLFGGFNQDTCKLSQAQQLDDLYRNLQLVLVELNQPEQALEVAETSRAVAIVELLNQKLQGTSQVLPVQALNLAQIQQVARTQKATLVQYSVFYREGRSAGLNSLASMHLGTTTPQATDLLIWVIQPTGQIAFRRVNLSTLKTPLSQLVQVTRDSIGVRGRGFTYQEDVALASSIGTQAATNQQLRQLHQVLIQPIAELLPDNPEAPVIFIPQDELFLVPFAALQDTRNKYLIEQHTILMAPSIQVLDLLQQPKRSGSEATDVLVVGNPTMPRLQLELGKPAQQLAALPGSEQEAQTIAKLLKTQALIGPQATEAEVKRRMPTARIIHLATHGLLDSFTEFRGATDYLSNFYQGALALAPTGQEDGLLRMSELQTLQLKAELVVLSACDTGRGNLTSDGVFGLSRSFLAAGATHLIVSLWKVPDGPTFELMTEFYQSWQRHPSKAQALRQAMLTTMKSYPDPKAWAAFTLIGPAN
- the ilvA gene encoding threonine ammonia-lyase, biosynthetic, which encodes MLCDYLQLILTARVYDVAQETPLEVAPNLSARLNNRLLLKREDLQSVFSFKLRGAYNKMAHLSLDLLHQGVIAASAGNHAQGVALGARRLGTQAIIVMPVTTPQVKVDAVKARGGEVILHGDTYDDAYAYARQLEAEKGMTFIHPFDDPYVIAGQGTIGMEILRQYQQPIHAIFVAIGGGGLISGIAAYIKRLRPEIKIIGVEPVDADAMAQSLKAGERVRLSQVGLFADGVAVRQVGEETFRLCQEYVDEVMLVDTDATCAAIKDVFEDTRSILEPAGALAIAAAKAYVEREQIQGKTLIAVACGANMNFDRLRFVAERAELGERREAIFAVTIPEERGSLRRFCECMGRRNLTEFNYRIADDREAHIFVGVQIENRADGARMAESFETCGFKTLDLTDDELAKLHLRHMVGGRSPLAQNELLYRFEFPERPGALMKFVGSMSPDWNISLFHYRNNGSDYGRIVVGMQVPPHEMAEWQTFLDSLGYHYWDESQNPAYKLFLG
- a CDS encoding phytochelatin synthase family protein codes for the protein MRHKTFQPTVTFSRWLIVALGMVGGMAISQPLALPPALIAFNSPKGEELFLKSNARDDYWNLSIQFVTQINQAYCGVASMVMVLNSLGIPAPTASQYQPYRTFTQENFFDNPATQQVLSPNVVRRQGMTLEELGKLLGSYPVTVQVYHSADSSLEEFRRLAVKNLSQPGNFVLVNYLRSKIGQERGGHISPLAAYNRESDRFLILDVARYKYPPVWVSAQDLWQAMATTDPTAGKTRGFVLVSRRQ